One genomic region from Anaerobranca gottschalkii DSM 13577 encodes:
- the glsA gene encoding glutaminase A yields MDKVLQLIYEKNKKYCSEGKVASYIPALAKQDKEKLGIAIMGVSENGREIYTVGDVEEKFTMQSISKVFTLMLAIMDNGQDYVFSKVGMEPTGDPFNSIVKLETMNPSKPLNPMINAGAIAISSMIKGKDNDERFKRIVQFLEEIIGEKITFNEEVYLSEKATGNRNRAAAYFMKDVGVIQGDVEEILDLYFRHCSLEVNCIQLAKLAGMLANQGVSVVTGKKLVSKEITQLVKSFMVTCGMYNASGEFAIKVGIPAKSGVGGGIMAVVPNKYGVALWGPALDRVGNSIAGVKILEDLSKEFDWSIF; encoded by the coding sequence GTGGATAAGGTATTACAATTAATTTATGAAAAAAATAAAAAGTATTGTAGTGAGGGAAAGGTTGCTAGCTATATTCCCGCTTTGGCGAAACAAGATAAAGAAAAATTAGGAATAGCTATTATGGGAGTATCTGAAAATGGACGGGAAATATATACAGTTGGAGATGTAGAAGAAAAATTTACTATGCAAAGCATTTCTAAAGTTTTTACTTTAATGTTGGCAATAATGGATAATGGACAAGACTATGTATTTTCAAAGGTTGGGATGGAACCTACTGGAGATCCCTTTAACTCTATAGTTAAACTAGAAACAATGAATCCATCTAAACCTTTAAATCCTATGATTAACGCTGGGGCTATAGCTATTTCTAGTATGATCAAAGGTAAAGATAATGATGAAAGGTTTAAGCGAATAGTCCAGTTTTTAGAGGAAATTATAGGTGAAAAAATAACCTTTAATGAAGAGGTGTATCTATCAGAAAAAGCAACAGGAAATCGAAATCGGGCGGCAGCATATTTTATGAAGGATGTAGGGGTTATTCAAGGGGATGTAGAGGAAATTTTAGACCTATATTTTAGGCATTGTTCTTTGGAAGTAAACTGTATTCAATTAGCAAAATTAGCAGGAATGTTGGCTAATCAAGGAGTTTCTGTTGTTACTGGTAAAAAGTTAGTATCTAAAGAAATAACACAACTAGTTAAGAGTTTTATGGTAACTTGCGGAATGTACAATGCTTCCGGAGAGTTTGCTATAAAAGTAGGAATTCCTGCTAAAAGCGGTGTCGGTGGGGGAATAATGGCGGTAGTTCCTAACAAGTATGGCGTTGCCCTTTGGGGACCTGCTTTAGATAGAGTAGGAAACAGTATTGCTGGTGTAAAAATTTTAGAAGATTTGTC